Proteins encoded within one genomic window of Kibdelosporangium phytohabitans:
- a CDS encoding EF-hand domain-containing protein has product MRTEAVDRVDLIFTLFDADDSGQLEAGDFELMASRVAAVATDSTAAARAAILSAFRRYWATLAAELDVDGDGKVSLDEFRACVLSPERFEDTIDEFARALAVLGDPDGDGLIERPVFTALMTAIGFGRANIDALFDAFGPNDDDQITVSVWVAGIKDYYSPDASGIAGDHLVPGAK; this is encoded by the coding sequence ATGCGCACGGAGGCAGTGGACCGCGTCGATCTCATCTTCACGCTCTTCGACGCCGACGACAGCGGTCAGCTCGAAGCAGGCGACTTCGAGCTGATGGCCAGCCGGGTCGCCGCGGTCGCGACGGACTCCACCGCCGCAGCCAGGGCCGCGATCCTGTCGGCGTTCCGCCGGTACTGGGCCACGCTGGCCGCGGAACTGGACGTCGACGGCGACGGCAAGGTCAGCCTGGACGAGTTCCGCGCCTGCGTGCTGTCGCCGGAACGCTTCGAGGACACGATCGACGAGTTCGCCCGTGCCCTCGCGGTGCTCGGCGACCCGGACGGCGACGGCCTGATCGAACGCCCGGTGTTCACCGCGCTGATGACCGCGATCGGCTTCGGGCGCGCGAACATCGACGCGTTGTTCGACGCGTTCGGCCCCAACGACGACGACCAGATCACGGTGAGCGTCTGGGTCGCCGGCATCAAGGACTACTACAGCCCGGACGCGTCCGGGATCGCCGGCGACCACCTGGTGCCGGGCGCGAAGTGA